Proteins found in one Aspergillus chevalieri M1 DNA, chromosome 2, nearly complete sequence genomic segment:
- the SOH1 gene encoding mediator of RNA polymerase II transcription subunit 31 (BUSCO:EOG09265KF9;~COG:K;~EggNog:ENOG410PSFP;~InterPro:IPR038089,IPR008831;~PFAM:PF05669;~go_component: GO:0016592 - mediator complex [Evidence IEA];~go_function: GO:0003712 - transcription coregulator activity [Evidence IEA];~go_process: GO:0006355 - regulation of transcription, DNA-templated [Evidence IEA]) yields MEAQPPEQPQQQPSPTLTNPRFTLELEFVSSLANPYYLSHLAVTYPNLLGISRSSDDTGNEAIDSSADPDAQAFAAYLAYLYSYWKTPEYAQFLTHPGPTLRALRLLQEEAFRRDVIRPQVIEGLAGLGLGLVGEQQQQQQQQEGAQEGGDEQGQESTEKQEGV; encoded by the coding sequence ATGGAAGCTCAACCTCCCGAACAACCGCAACAACAACCCTCACCAACCCTCACCAACCCGCGTTTTACCCTCGAGCTCGAATTCGTCTCCTCCCTCGCAAACCCCTACTACCTCTCCCATCTAGCCGTCACCTACCCGAACCTCCTAGGTATCTCCCGGTCCAGCGACGACACTGGAAACGAGGCCATCGATAGCTCCGCCGACCCGGACGCCCAGGCGTTCGCCGCGTACCTCGCATACCTCTATTCGTACTGGAAGACGCCGGAGTACGCGCAGTTTTTGACGCATCCGGGTCCGACGCTGCGGGCGCTTCGATTGCTGCAGGAGGAGGCGTTCCGGAGGGATGTTATAAGGCCTCAGGTTATTGAAGGGTTAgctgggcttgggcttgggcttgtgggtgaacagcaacagcagcagcagcaacaggaaGGCGCGCAGGAGGGCGGTGACGAACAAGGACAGGAAAGTACGGAGAAACAGGAAGGGGTGTGA